A region of Ochotona princeps isolate mOchPri1 chromosome 2, mOchPri1.hap1, whole genome shotgun sequence DNA encodes the following proteins:
- the SELENBP1 gene encoding methanethiol oxidase isoform X1 translates to MADTKCVKCGPGYATPLEAMKGPREEIVYLPCIYRNTGIEAPDYLATVDVNPKSPQYCQVIHRLPMPYLKDELHHSGWNTCSSCFGDSTKSRSKLVLPCLISSRIYIVDVASEPRAPKLHKVIEAKEIQDKCNLSYLHTSHCLASGEVMISTLGDPKGNGKGGFVLLDAETFEVKGTWQRPGGEAPLGYDFWYQPRHNVMMSSEWAAPNVLRDGFNPADVEAGRYGSHLHVWDWQRRELVQTLTMKDGLIPLEVRFLHDPAASQGFVGCTLSSTIQRFYKNEGGSWSVEKVIQVPPKKVKGWMLPEMPGLITDILLSLDDRFLYFSNWLHGDIRQYDISNPQKPRLTGQIFLGGSIVKGGPVQVLEDQELKCQPEPLVVKGKRVAGGPQMIQLSLDGKRLYVSTSLYSGWDKQFYPDLIREGSVMLQVDVDTDKGGLKLNSNFLVDFGKEPLGPALAHEIRYPGGDCSSDIWL, encoded by the exons CAGACACAAAGTGCGTCAAGTGTGGGCCTGGCTACGCCACCCCTCTGGAAGCCATGAAAG GACCACGGGAGGAGATTGTCTACCTGCCGTGCATTTACCGGAACACAGGCATTGAAGCCCCGGATTATCTGGCCACTGTGGATGTGAATCCCAAGTCCCCTCAATATTGCCAG GTCATCCACCGGCTGCCCATGCCCTACCTGAAGGACGAGCTGCATCACTCAGGATGGAATACCTGCAGCAGCTGCTTTGGCGACAGCACCAAGTCCCGCAGCAAGCTGGTGCTGCCCTGCCTCATATCCTCCCGCATCTACATAGTGGACGTGGCCTCGGAGCCCCGCGCCCCAAAGCTGCACAAG GTCATCGAGGCCAAGGAGATCCAAGACAAGTGCAATCTGAGCTACCTGCACACTAGCCACTGCCTGGCCAGCGGGGAGGTCATGATCAGCACCCTGGGAGACCCCAAGGGCAACGGCAAAG GGGGCTTCGTGCTGCTGGATGCGGAGACTTTTGAGGTGAAGGGGACATGGCAGCGGCCTGGGGGTGAGGCACCCCTGGGCTATGACTTCTGGTACCAGCCTCGACACAATGTCATGATGAGCAGTGAGTGGGCGGCACCCAACGTCTTACGAGATGGCTTCAACCCTGCCGATGTGGAAGCTG GGCGCTATGGCAGCCACCTGCACGTTTGGGACTGGCAGCGCCGGGAGCTGGTGCAGACCTTGACTATGAAGGATGGGCTCATTCCCCTGGAAGTTCGCTTCCTGCATGACCCGGCCGCTTCCCAGGGCTTCGTGGGCTGCACCCTCAGCTCCACCATCCAGCGCTTCTACAAGAACGAG GGAGGCTCTTGGTCCGTGGAAAAGGTGATCCAGGTGCCACCCAAGAAGGTGAAGGGCTGGATGCTGCCCGAAATGCCAG GCCTGATCACGGACATCCTGCTGTCACTGGATGACCGCTTCCTCTACTTCAGCAACTGGCTGCACGGGGACATCCGGCAGTACGACATCTCCAACCCACAGAAGCCCCGCCTCACTGGCCAG ATCTTTCTAGGGGGCAGCATTGTGAAGGGAGGCCCAGTGCAAGTGCTGGAGGACCAGGAGCTCAAATGCCAGCCAGAGCCCTTGGTGGTCAAG GGGAAGCGGGTGGCTGGAGGCCCTCAGATGATCCAGCTTAGCCTTGACGGGAAGCGTCTCTATGTCTCCACGTCGCTCTACAGTGGCTGGGACAAGCAGTTCTACCCTGATCTCATCAG GGAAGGCTCCGTGATGCTGCAGGTTGATGTGGACACAGATAAGGGAGGGCTGAAGTTGAACTCCAACTTCCTGGTGGACTTCGGGAAGGAgccccttggcccagccctagcccacGAGATCCGCTACCCTGGGGGCGACTGCAGCTCTGACATCTGGCTCTGA
- the SELENBP1 gene encoding methanethiol oxidase isoform X2 → MDTKCVKCGPGYATPLEAMKGPREEIVYLPCIYRNTGIEAPDYLATVDVNPKSPQYCQVIHRLPMPYLKDELHHSGWNTCSSCFGDSTKSRSKLVLPCLISSRIYIVDVASEPRAPKLHKVIEAKEIQDKCNLSYLHTSHCLASGEVMISTLGDPKGNGKGGFVLLDAETFEVKGTWQRPGGEAPLGYDFWYQPRHNVMMSSEWAAPNVLRDGFNPADVEAGRYGSHLHVWDWQRRELVQTLTMKDGLIPLEVRFLHDPAASQGFVGCTLSSTIQRFYKNEGGSWSVEKVIQVPPKKVKGWMLPEMPGLITDILLSLDDRFLYFSNWLHGDIRQYDISNPQKPRLTGQIFLGGSIVKGGPVQVLEDQELKCQPEPLVVKGKRVAGGPQMIQLSLDGKRLYVSTSLYSGWDKQFYPDLIREGSVMLQVDVDTDKGGLKLNSNFLVDFGKEPLGPALAHEIRYPGGDCSSDIWL, encoded by the exons ACACAAAGTGCGTCAAGTGTGGGCCTGGCTACGCCACCCCTCTGGAAGCCATGAAAG GACCACGGGAGGAGATTGTCTACCTGCCGTGCATTTACCGGAACACAGGCATTGAAGCCCCGGATTATCTGGCCACTGTGGATGTGAATCCCAAGTCCCCTCAATATTGCCAG GTCATCCACCGGCTGCCCATGCCCTACCTGAAGGACGAGCTGCATCACTCAGGATGGAATACCTGCAGCAGCTGCTTTGGCGACAGCACCAAGTCCCGCAGCAAGCTGGTGCTGCCCTGCCTCATATCCTCCCGCATCTACATAGTGGACGTGGCCTCGGAGCCCCGCGCCCCAAAGCTGCACAAG GTCATCGAGGCCAAGGAGATCCAAGACAAGTGCAATCTGAGCTACCTGCACACTAGCCACTGCCTGGCCAGCGGGGAGGTCATGATCAGCACCCTGGGAGACCCCAAGGGCAACGGCAAAG GGGGCTTCGTGCTGCTGGATGCGGAGACTTTTGAGGTGAAGGGGACATGGCAGCGGCCTGGGGGTGAGGCACCCCTGGGCTATGACTTCTGGTACCAGCCTCGACACAATGTCATGATGAGCAGTGAGTGGGCGGCACCCAACGTCTTACGAGATGGCTTCAACCCTGCCGATGTGGAAGCTG GGCGCTATGGCAGCCACCTGCACGTTTGGGACTGGCAGCGCCGGGAGCTGGTGCAGACCTTGACTATGAAGGATGGGCTCATTCCCCTGGAAGTTCGCTTCCTGCATGACCCGGCCGCTTCCCAGGGCTTCGTGGGCTGCACCCTCAGCTCCACCATCCAGCGCTTCTACAAGAACGAG GGAGGCTCTTGGTCCGTGGAAAAGGTGATCCAGGTGCCACCCAAGAAGGTGAAGGGCTGGATGCTGCCCGAAATGCCAG GCCTGATCACGGACATCCTGCTGTCACTGGATGACCGCTTCCTCTACTTCAGCAACTGGCTGCACGGGGACATCCGGCAGTACGACATCTCCAACCCACAGAAGCCCCGCCTCACTGGCCAG ATCTTTCTAGGGGGCAGCATTGTGAAGGGAGGCCCAGTGCAAGTGCTGGAGGACCAGGAGCTCAAATGCCAGCCAGAGCCCTTGGTGGTCAAG GGGAAGCGGGTGGCTGGAGGCCCTCAGATGATCCAGCTTAGCCTTGACGGGAAGCGTCTCTATGTCTCCACGTCGCTCTACAGTGGCTGGGACAAGCAGTTCTACCCTGATCTCATCAG GGAAGGCTCCGTGATGCTGCAGGTTGATGTGGACACAGATAAGGGAGGGCTGAAGTTGAACTCCAACTTCCTGGTGGACTTCGGGAAGGAgccccttggcccagccctagcccacGAGATCCGCTACCCTGGGGGCGACTGCAGCTCTGACATCTGGCTCTGA